The following coding sequences lie in one Tichowtungia aerotolerans genomic window:
- the groES gene encoding co-chaperone GroES has protein sequence MKIKPLGDRVLVEPLKEEEVKKGGIIIPDTAKEKPQEGVVVALGTGKLDDDGKVVPFNVKKGDTVLMPKYGGTEVKMGGKEYQIMREDDILAVIG, from the coding sequence ATGAAGATTAAACCGTTAGGTGACCGCGTACTGGTCGAGCCTCTCAAAGAAGAGGAAGTGAAAAAAGGCGGAATCATTATCCCCGACACCGCAAAAGAAAAGCCGCAGGAAGGCGTTGTGGTTGCGCTCGGAACCGGCAAACTCGACGATGATGGAAAAGTTGTTCCGTTCAACGTCAAAAAAGGCGACACCGTTCTGATGCCGAAATACGGCGGAACCGAAGTCAAAATGGGCGGTAAAGAATATCAGATCATGCGTGAAGACGACATTCTCGCAGTGATCGGCTAA